In Streptomyces durocortorensis, a genomic segment contains:
- the aroC gene encoding chorismate synthase yields MSRLRWLTAGESHGPALVATLEGLPAGVPVTTEMVAEALARRRLGYGRGARMKFEQDEVTFLGGVRHGLTMGSPVAVMVGNTEWPKWEQVMSADPVDPDELAQLARNAPLTRPRPGHADLAGMQKYGFDEARPVLERASARETAARVALGAVARSYLKETAGIEIVSHVVELAAAKAPYGVYPVPADVDQLDADPVRCLDADASKAMVAEIDQAHKDGDTLGGVVEVLAYGVPVGLGSHVHWDRRLDARLAAALMGIQAIKGVEVGDGFELARVPGSKAHDEIVATDDGIKRTSGRSGGTEGGLTTGELLRVRAAMKPIATVPRALATVDVVTGEAAKAHHQRSDVCAVPAAGIVAEAMVALVLADAVAEKFGGDSVAETHRNVRSYLDHLQIR; encoded by the coding sequence GCGGGGGAGTCGCACGGCCCCGCACTCGTCGCGACGCTGGAGGGGCTTCCCGCCGGCGTCCCCGTCACGACGGAGATGGTGGCGGAGGCGCTCGCCCGGCGGCGGCTCGGATACGGCCGCGGCGCTCGGATGAAGTTCGAGCAGGACGAGGTGACCTTCCTCGGTGGCGTCCGCCACGGCCTCACCATGGGCTCCCCGGTCGCCGTCATGGTCGGCAACACCGAGTGGCCCAAGTGGGAGCAGGTCATGTCGGCCGACCCGGTCGACCCCGACGAGCTGGCCCAGCTGGCCCGTAACGCCCCGCTGACCCGGCCCCGCCCCGGCCACGCCGATCTGGCGGGGATGCAGAAGTACGGATTCGACGAGGCCCGGCCGGTCCTGGAGCGCGCCAGCGCCCGGGAGACCGCCGCGCGCGTCGCCCTCGGGGCCGTCGCCCGCTCCTACCTCAAGGAGACCGCGGGCATCGAGATCGTCAGCCATGTCGTCGAACTGGCCGCCGCGAAGGCGCCGTACGGCGTCTACCCGGTTCCCGCCGACGTGGACCAGCTGGACGCGGACCCCGTCCGCTGCCTCGACGCCGACGCCTCCAAGGCGATGGTGGCCGAGATCGACCAGGCCCACAAGGACGGCGACACCCTCGGCGGCGTCGTCGAGGTGCTGGCGTACGGCGTGCCCGTCGGGCTCGGCTCGCACGTGCACTGGGACCGCCGCCTGGACGCCCGGCTCGCCGCCGCGCTCATGGGCATCCAGGCCATCAAGGGCGTCGAGGTCGGTGACGGGTTCGAGCTGGCCCGGGTCCCCGGCTCCAAGGCGCACGACGAGATCGTCGCCACCGACGACGGCATCAAGCGCACCTCCGGCCGCTCCGGCGGCACCGAGGGCGGGCTCACCACCGGCGAGCTGCTGCGGGTCCGTGCCGCGATGAAGCCCATCGCGACCGTTCCGCGCGCCCTGGCCACCGTGGACGTCGTCACCGGCGAGGCCGCCAAGGCCCACCACCAGCGCTCCGACGTCTGCGCCGTTCCGGCCGCGGGCATCGTCGCCGAGGCGATGGTCGCCCTGGTCCTCGCCGACGCGGTGGCGGAGAAGTTCGGCGGCGACAGCGTGGCCGAGACCCACCGCAACGTCCGCTCGTACCTCGACCACCTCCAGATCCGATGA
- a CDS encoding Pro-rich N-terminal domain-containing protein — protein MQHAVGAPLPPPHGPGNGPVGWSHQAQHPGHPGPPPIPRFPAPGQAPRPSAHGQAPQPPAPGQASQPPAPGQAPQPPAHGQGPQPPAPGQAPQHGWSGTGPTPPPSGGQATGYVQLPPGGPVGLPAPPAEPGTGSATLAVLLIGPAGAGKTTVARLWAARRRVPTAHVSLDDVREWVCSGFADPQAGWNDHSEAQYRLARRTCGFAARNFLANGISCILDDAVFPDRPVVGLGGWKRHVGPGLLPVVLLPGLEIVLERNAARSGNRRLSDEEVARIHGRMAGWYGSGLPIIDNSTYDVETTARVLDDVLARSIASPPTW, from the coding sequence ATGCAGCACGCAGTGGGGGCCCCGCTGCCGCCGCCCCACGGCCCCGGGAACGGGCCTGTCGGCTGGTCGCACCAGGCCCAGCACCCCGGTCACCCCGGCCCGCCCCCGATACCCCGGTTTCCGGCCCCGGGCCAGGCCCCCCGGCCCTCGGCTCACGGCCAGGCTCCGCAGCCTCCTGCCCCGGGCCAGGCCTCCCAGCCTCCGGCCCCGGGCCAGGCCCCCCAGCCCCCGGCCCATGGCCAGGGGCCGCAGCCTCCAGCCCCCGGACAGGCCCCCCAGCACGGCTGGAGCGGCACCGGGCCCACGCCGCCGCCCTCCGGCGGCCAGGCGACCGGGTACGTCCAGCTGCCCCCCGGCGGCCCCGTCGGGCTGCCCGCGCCCCCCGCCGAGCCCGGCACCGGCAGCGCGACCCTCGCCGTGCTTCTGATCGGCCCCGCGGGCGCGGGCAAGACCACCGTCGCCAGGCTCTGGGCGGCCCGCCGCCGGGTGCCCACCGCCCATGTCTCCCTCGACGACGTCCGCGAGTGGGTCTGCTCCGGCTTCGCCGACCCGCAGGCAGGCTGGAACGACCACTCCGAAGCCCAGTACCGCCTGGCCCGCCGCACCTGCGGCTTCGCCGCACGCAACTTCCTCGCCAACGGCATCTCCTGCATCCTCGACGACGCGGTCTTCCCCGACCGCCCGGTCGTCGGCCTCGGCGGCTGGAAGCGGCATGTGGGCCCCGGCCTGCTGCCCGTCGTGCTGCTGCCCGGCCTGGAGATCGTCCTGGAGCGCAACGCGGCGCGCAGCGGCAACCGCCGCCTCTCCGACGAGGAGGTCGCCCGCATCCACGGCCGGATGGCGGGCTGGTACGGCTCCGGCCTTCCGATCATCGACAACTCCACGTACGACGTCGAGACCACGGCCCGCGTCCTGGACGACGTCCTCGCCCGCTCCATCGCGAGCCCGCCCACCTGGTAG
- the bldD gene encoding transcriptional regulator BldD gives MSSEYAKQLGAKLRAIRTQQGLSLHGVEEKSQGRWKAVVVGSYERGDRAVTVQRLAELADFYGVPVQELLPGTTPGGAAEPPPKLVLDLERLAHVPPEKAGPLQRYAATIQSQRGDYNGKVLSIRQDDLRTLAVIYDQSPSVLTEQLISWGVLDADARRAVSHDEG, from the coding sequence ATGTCCAGCGAATACGCAAAACAGCTCGGGGCCAAACTCCGTGCCATCCGCACCCAGCAGGGCCTTTCCCTCCACGGCGTGGAGGAGAAGTCCCAGGGTCGCTGGAAGGCGGTCGTGGTCGGTTCGTACGAGCGCGGCGACCGTGCCGTGACCGTGCAGCGCCTCGCCGAGCTGGCGGACTTCTACGGGGTCCCGGTGCAGGAGCTGCTGCCCGGCACGACGCCGGGCGGGGCCGCCGAGCCGCCGCCGAAGCTTGTCCTGGACCTGGAGCGCCTCGCCCACGTCCCGCCGGAGAAGGCCGGTCCGCTCCAGCGCTACGCGGCCACCATCCAGAGCCAGCGCGGTGACTACAACGGCAAGGTGCTCTCGATCCGCCAGGACGACCTGCGCACGCTGGCCGTGATCTACGACCAGTCGCCGTCCGTGCTCACGGAGCAGCTGATCAGCTGGGGCGTGCTGGACGCGGACGCGCGGCGCGCGGTCTCCCACGACGAGGGCTGA
- the nusB gene encoding transcription antitermination factor NusB, translating into MAARNKARKRAFQILFEADQRGESVQSVLADWVRHSRTDDRQPPVGEFTMELVEGYAQYADRIDDLIVTYAVDWEIDRMPVVDRNILRLGAYELIWLDETPDAVVIDEAVQLAKEFSTDDSPSFVNGLLARFKDLKPNLRREQ; encoded by the coding sequence GTGGCTGCCCGGAACAAGGCCCGCAAGCGCGCCTTCCAGATCCTCTTCGAGGCCGACCAGCGCGGTGAGTCCGTGCAGAGCGTCCTCGCGGACTGGGTTCGGCACTCGCGGACCGACGACCGTCAGCCGCCGGTCGGCGAATTCACGATGGAGCTCGTCGAGGGGTACGCGCAGTACGCGGACCGCATCGACGACCTCATCGTCACCTACGCCGTGGACTGGGAGATCGACCGCATGCCGGTCGTCGACCGGAACATCCTGCGGCTCGGTGCATACGAGCTGATCTGGCTGGACGAGACCCCGGACGCCGTGGTGATCGACGAGGCCGTCCAGCTCGCCAAGGAGTTCTCCACCGATGACTCCCCGTCCTTCGTGAACGGCCTGCTGGCCCGTTTCAAGGACCTCAAGCCGAACCTCCGCCGGGAGCAGTAG
- the aroQ gene encoding type II 3-dehydroquinate dehydratase, producing the protein MTRTVFVLNGPNLGRLGSREPDVYGATSYAGLVEVCTTLGKELGFDVEVRETNDEGELIRWLHEAADGSIPVVLNPGAFTHYSYGMRDAAAQRTAPLIEVHISNPYTREEFRHTSVIASVASGTVAGFGIGSYRLALRALADELPG; encoded by the coding sequence GTGACCCGCACGGTCTTCGTCCTGAACGGCCCCAACCTCGGCCGACTCGGTTCCCGCGAGCCCGACGTCTACGGAGCCACCTCCTACGCCGGACTCGTCGAGGTCTGCACCACCCTCGGCAAGGAGCTCGGCTTCGACGTCGAGGTGCGGGAGACCAACGACGAGGGCGAGCTGATCCGCTGGCTCCACGAGGCAGCGGACGGTTCGATTCCGGTCGTTCTCAACCCGGGTGCCTTCACGCACTACTCGTACGGGATGCGGGACGCGGCCGCCCAGCGCACCGCTCCGCTGATCGAGGTGCACATCTCCAACCCGTACACCCGGGAGGAGTTCCGGCACACCTCGGTGATCGCCTCGGTGGCCAGCGGCACGGTCGCCGGGTTCGGCATCGGCTCCTACCGGCTCGCGCTGCGGGCTCTGGCCGACGAACTGCCGGGCTGA
- a CDS encoding M24 family metallopeptidase, whose translation MSEVHAVRRGLLRDRCAAAGSAAALVSRPANVRYLAGGAPPGAVLLLGPGEDVLLCPRAPTGEPGHGRPDEALRIELLPAPDGDPVVAAAALAASSGAASLAVEEHDLTVARHRAMGQAAPRLQLADLGFTVEQQRIVKDEEEIGCLRIAAEITDQALGELLESILVGRTERHLALELERRLVDHGADGPAFATSVATGPNSGQGRHRPSDRRVEEGDFLSVSLGASYHGYRCEIGRTFVIGTAPAEWQIELYDLVFAAQRAGREALTPGAAYRDVDHAARHLLDSAGHGEGLVPRTGHGVGLEIEEDPQLAPTAMGKLDACVPVTVEPGVHLPGRGGVRIDDTLVVRPEADGGPELLTMTTKELLAL comes from the coding sequence ATGTCAGAGGTGCACGCCGTCCGACGCGGGCTGCTCCGCGACCGGTGCGCCGCCGCGGGCTCCGCGGCCGCCCTGGTCTCCCGCCCCGCCAACGTCCGCTATCTCGCGGGCGGAGCGCCTCCCGGCGCCGTGCTGCTGCTCGGCCCCGGCGAGGACGTCCTGCTCTGCCCCCGCGCTCCGACGGGGGAGCCCGGTCACGGGCGGCCCGACGAGGCGCTCCGCATCGAGCTCCTGCCCGCCCCGGACGGGGACCCGGTGGTGGCCGCCGCGGCCCTCGCCGCCTCGTCGGGCGCCGCTTCGCTCGCCGTCGAGGAACACGATCTGACCGTGGCCCGCCACCGCGCTATGGGACAGGCCGCCCCCCGCCTCCAACTCGCCGATCTGGGCTTCACCGTGGAGCAGCAGCGGATCGTCAAGGACGAGGAGGAGATCGGCTGCCTCCGGATCGCCGCCGAGATCACCGACCAGGCCCTGGGTGAGCTCCTGGAATCGATCCTGGTCGGCCGCACCGAGCGGCACCTCGCGCTCGAACTGGAACGCCGCCTCGTCGACCACGGGGCGGACGGCCCCGCCTTCGCCACCTCCGTAGCCACCGGCCCCAACTCCGGCCAGGGCAGGCACCGCCCGTCCGACCGCAGGGTGGAGGAGGGAGATTTCCTCTCCGTCAGCCTGGGCGCGAGCTACCACGGCTACCGGTGCGAGATCGGCCGTACCTTCGTCATCGGCACCGCCCCGGCCGAGTGGCAGATCGAGCTCTACGACCTTGTTTTCGCCGCTCAGCGGGCCGGGCGGGAGGCGCTGACACCGGGGGCCGCCTACCGGGACGTGGACCACGCGGCTCGCCATCTGCTGGACTCCGCCGGGCACGGGGAGGGCCTCGTACCCCGGACCGGGCACGGTGTGGGGCTCGAAATCGAGGAGGACCCGCAACTGGCACCGACAGCCATGGGTAAACTGGACGCTTGTGTGCCGGTCACCGTCGAACCGGGGGTCCACCTCCCGGGCCGGGGCGGTGTCCGGATCGATGACACGCTCGTCGTGCGCCCCGAGGCGGACGGCGGACCCGAGCTACTCACCATGACGACCAAGGAGCTGCTCGCGCTCTAG
- the aroB gene encoding 3-dehydroquinate synthase: MSGPLVVLVGPMGVGKSSVGELLAARLGTTYRDTDADVVAEAGKPIAEIFYDEGEEHFRALERRAVAAAVAEHSGVLSLGGGAVLEGTTRELLADRPVVYLSMNVDEAVRRVGLGAARPLLAVNPRKQWRELMDARRHLYEEVARTVVPTDGRTPEEVAQAIIDALELPEGPAAPGVENTGMTQQGTTRIQVAGTAGSDPYEVLVGHQLLGELPQLIGDRAKRVAVLHPEALAETGEAVRQDLADQGYEAIAIQLPNAEEAKTVEVAAYCWKALGQTGFTRSDVIVGVGGGATTDVAGFVAASWLRGVRWIAVPTTVLGMVDAAVGGKTGINTAEGKNLVGAFHPPAGVLCDLAALDSLPVHDYVSGMAEIIKAGFIADPVILDLIEADPEGARTPAGPHTAELIERSIRVKAEVVSSDLKESGLREILNYGHTLGHAIEKNERYKWRHGAAVSIGMVFAAELGRLAGRLDDATADRHRTVLESVGLPLAYRGDQWPKLLENMKVDKKSRGDLLRFIVLDGIGKPTVLEGPDPAVLLAAYGEVSA; this comes from the coding sequence ATGAGCGGCCCCCTGGTCGTCCTCGTCGGCCCGATGGGCGTCGGCAAGTCCAGTGTCGGCGAACTGCTCGCCGCCCGGCTCGGCACCACCTACCGGGACACCGACGCGGACGTCGTCGCCGAGGCGGGCAAACCGATCGCGGAGATCTTCTACGACGAGGGCGAGGAGCACTTCCGCGCCCTGGAGCGCCGGGCCGTCGCCGCGGCCGTCGCCGAACACTCGGGCGTCCTCTCCCTCGGCGGCGGGGCCGTCCTGGAAGGGACGACCAGGGAACTGCTGGCGGACCGCCCGGTCGTCTACCTCTCCATGAACGTGGACGAGGCCGTCCGCCGCGTCGGGCTGGGCGCGGCCCGCCCGCTCCTCGCGGTCAACCCGCGCAAGCAGTGGCGCGAGCTGATGGACGCCCGCCGCCACCTGTACGAAGAGGTCGCCCGTACGGTCGTCCCCACCGACGGCCGCACCCCCGAAGAGGTCGCCCAGGCGATCATCGACGCACTGGAACTGCCGGAGGGCCCAGCGGCCCCCGGCGTGGAGAACACCGGCATGACGCAGCAGGGCACCACCCGTATCCAGGTCGCCGGCACGGCGGGTTCCGACCCGTACGAGGTCCTCGTCGGCCACCAGCTCCTCGGCGAGCTGCCCCAGCTCATCGGCGACCGCGCCAAGCGGGTCGCCGTGCTGCACCCCGAGGCGCTCGCCGAGACCGGTGAGGCGGTTCGCCAGGACCTCGCCGACCAGGGCTACGAGGCGATCGCCATCCAGCTGCCGAACGCCGAGGAGGCCAAGACCGTCGAGGTCGCCGCCTACTGCTGGAAGGCGCTCGGCCAGACCGGTTTCACCCGCAGCGATGTGATCGTCGGTGTCGGCGGCGGCGCGACCACGGACGTGGCCGGTTTCGTCGCGGCCAGCTGGCTGCGCGGGGTGCGGTGGATCGCGGTGCCCACCACCGTCCTCGGCATGGTCGACGCGGCCGTCGGCGGCAAGACCGGCATCAACACCGCCGAGGGCAAGAACCTCGTCGGCGCCTTCCACCCTCCGGCCGGCGTGCTCTGCGACCTCGCCGCGCTCGACTCGCTGCCGGTCCACGACTACGTCTCCGGCATGGCCGAGATCATCAAGGCCGGTTTCATCGCCGACCCGGTCATCCTCGACCTGATCGAGGCCGACCCCGAGGGTGCTCGTACGCCCGCCGGACCGCACACCGCCGAGTTGATCGAGCGCTCCATCCGGGTCAAGGCCGAGGTCGTCTCCAGCGACCTCAAGGAGTCCGGACTCCGCGAGATCCTCAACTACGGTCACACCCTGGGCCACGCCATCGAGAAGAACGAGCGCTACAAGTGGCGCCACGGTGCGGCCGTCTCCATCGGCATGGTCTTCGCCGCCGAGCTGGGCCGGCTCGCCGGACGCCTGGACGACGCCACCGCCGACCGGCACCGGACCGTCCTGGAGTCGGTGGGCCTGCCGCTGGCCTACCGCGGCGACCAGTGGCCCAAGCTGCTGGAGAACATGAAGGTCGACAAGAAGTCCCGTGGCGACCTGCTGCGTTTCATCGTCCTGGACGGTATCGGCAAGCCCACGGTCCTGGAGGGCCCCGACCCGGCCGTCCTGCTCGCCGCCTACGGGGAGGTCTCCGCGTGA
- the efp gene encoding elongation factor P — protein sequence MASTNDLKNGMVLKLDGGQLWSVVEFQHVKPGKGPAFVRTKLKNVLSGKVVDKTFNAGVKVETATIDRRDMQFSYMDGEYFVFMDMDTYDQLMVDRKAVGDAANFLIEGFTASVAQYEGEVLYVELPAAVELTIQHTDPGVQGDRSTGGTKPATLETGYEIGVPLFITTGEKIKVDTRTGDYLGRVNS from the coding sequence GTGGCTTCCACGAACGACCTCAAGAACGGCATGGTGCTCAAGCTCGACGGAGGCCAGCTCTGGTCCGTCGTCGAGTTCCAGCACGTCAAGCCCGGCAAGGGCCCTGCCTTCGTGCGCACCAAGCTCAAGAACGTGCTCTCCGGCAAGGTCGTCGACAAGACGTTCAACGCCGGCGTGAAGGTCGAGACGGCCACCATTGACCGCCGCGACATGCAGTTCTCGTACATGGACGGCGAGTACTTCGTCTTCATGGACATGGACACCTACGACCAGCTCATGGTCGACCGCAAGGCCGTCGGTGACGCCGCCAACTTCCTGATCGAGGGCTTCACCGCCTCCGTCGCCCAGTACGAGGGCGAGGTGCTCTACGTCGAGCTGCCCGCCGCCGTCGAGCTGACGATCCAGCACACCGACCCGGGCGTCCAGGGCGACCGTTCCACCGGTGGCACCAAGCCCGCCACCCTGGAGACCGGCTACGAGATCGGCGTGCCGCTCTTCATCACCACCGGCGAGAAGATCAAGGTCGACACCCGTACGGGCGACTACCTCGGCCGGGTGAACAGCTAA